From the Deltaproteobacteria bacterium genome, one window contains:
- a CDS encoding LLM class flavin-dependent oxidoreductase produces MCRRVAEHAEILGYESLWIADTGAGPDAFVVAAVAAGVTRGVRIGTAVVPLYTRALPVHAAGAGSVAQLAPGRFVLGLGVSSETIVATWGGVPFERPLARMRESVAVLRRMLAGERVSFAGKTVRTQNFRLVSPPPQPVPIYVAALMPPMLELAGEIADGVILNFMPVEAVPRMLAHVRKGAARSGRDAAKLEVVARFQTLVTDDVPRARDAIRQMMGPYFATSVYNRFVAWCGFAEEARALDAAWRARDRARNVAAVTDDMVDRLAIIGTPERCRERLAAFVGAGVTTPMIQPFLFDEAAIWGTLEALAPGGAA; encoded by the coding sequence ATGTGCCGCCGCGTCGCCGAGCACGCCGAGATCCTCGGCTACGAGAGCCTGTGGATCGCCGACACGGGCGCCGGGCCCGACGCCTTCGTGGTCGCCGCGGTGGCGGCCGGCGTCACGCGCGGCGTTCGCATCGGCACCGCGGTCGTCCCCCTCTACACCCGCGCGCTCCCCGTGCACGCCGCCGGCGCCGGCTCCGTCGCGCAACTCGCGCCGGGGCGCTTCGTCCTGGGCCTCGGCGTCTCGAGCGAGACCATCGTCGCCACCTGGGGCGGCGTGCCGTTCGAGAGGCCGCTCGCGCGCATGCGCGAGAGCGTCGCCGTGCTGCGCCGGATGCTCGCCGGCGAGCGCGTCAGCTTCGCCGGGAAGACGGTGCGCACCCAGAACTTCCGCCTCGTCTCGCCGCCGCCCCAGCCCGTGCCGATCTACGTCGCGGCCCTCATGCCGCCCATGCTGGAGCTGGCGGGTGAGATCGCCGACGGCGTCATCCTGAACTTCATGCCGGTCGAGGCGGTGCCGCGCATGCTGGCGCACGTACGCAAGGGCGCCGCGCGCTCGGGCCGCGACGCCGCGAAGCTCGAGGTCGTCGCGCGCTTCCAGACGCTGGTGACCGACGACGTACCCCGGGCGCGGGACGCCATCCGTCAGATGATGGGGCCCTACTTCGCGACCTCGGTCTACAACCGCTTCGTGGCCTGGTGCGGCTTCGCCGAAGAGGCACGCGCCCTCGACGCCGCCTGGCGCGCCAGGGACCGGGCGCGCAACGTGGCCGCCGTCACCGACGACATGGTGGACCGCCTCGCCATCATCGGCACGCCCGAGCGCTGCCGCGAGCGGCTCGCTGCCTTCGTCGGGGCGGGCGTCACCACGCCCATGATCCAGCCCTTCCTCTTCGACGAGGCGGCGATCTGGGGGACGCTCGAGGCCCTCGCACCCGGCGGCGCCGCGTAG
- a CDS encoding glutathione S-transferase family protein, producing MVLLYEHPLSPYAQKVKIALAEKGVAFECRLPDFMSGRDDAFAAASPRLEVPALVDGETRVFDSTIILEYVEDRWPAPPLLPAAPAERARVRMLEELCDTYVEPISWAAMEIRVFRRATGALAEQLLARGAAQAAGVHRYLEGQLADRPWFNGAAFGWGDLSVVPYVQGIANAGHPPAAGTRLAVWLERVRARPSVAAAFAAAAESMQDFEMIPQLIESGLFKREYRDHRLEWMIRSGGVDIVLEGMRKGNIRFSMELA from the coding sequence ATGGTTCTCCTCTACGAGCATCCGCTCTCGCCCTACGCGCAGAAGGTGAAGATCGCGCTCGCCGAGAAGGGCGTCGCCTTCGAATGCCGGCTCCCCGACTTCATGAGCGGACGCGACGACGCGTTCGCGGCCGCCAGCCCGCGCCTCGAGGTGCCCGCCCTGGTCGACGGCGAGACACGCGTCTTCGACTCGACCATCATCCTCGAGTACGTCGAGGATCGCTGGCCCGCGCCGCCGCTCCTCCCCGCCGCGCCGGCCGAGCGCGCGCGCGTGCGCATGCTGGAGGAGCTGTGCGACACCTACGTCGAGCCGATCAGCTGGGCCGCGATGGAGATCCGCGTCTTCAGGCGCGCCACTGGCGCGCTCGCCGAGCAGCTCCTCGCCCGCGGCGCCGCGCAGGCAGCGGGCGTGCACCGCTACCTCGAGGGACAACTCGCCGACCGGCCGTGGTTCAACGGCGCCGCCTTCGGGTGGGGCGACCTGTCGGTCGTCCCTTACGTGCAGGGCATCGCCAACGCTGGCCACCCGCCTGCGGCGGGCACGCGCCTCGCCGTCTGGCTCGAGCGGGTGCGCGCCCGGCCGAGCGTCGCCGCCGCCTTCGCGGCCGCGGCCGAGAGCATGCAGGACTTCGAGATGATCCCGCAGCTCATCGAGTCGGGACTCTTCAAGCGCGAGTACCGCGACCATCGCCTGGAGTGGATGATCCGCAGCGGCGGCGTCGACATCGTCCTCGAGGGCATGCGCAAGGGGAACATCCGCTTCAGCATGGAGCTCGCCTGA
- a CDS encoding RNA-binding protein gives MSSTTFIGNLSFETTEEELRAVLLDVDPGVRVRLGTDRVTGRPRGFAFAQFTDSARAADAIRRFDAFELRGRRLRVNDADDKPPPRAPRPSSAVAAPPPEVFDLEGFSGGDGRPFRRSGGSRRGLRARKRSLR, from the coding sequence ATTTCGTCCACGACCTTCATCGGCAACCTCTCTTTCGAGACCACCGAGGAGGAGCTGCGCGCGGTGCTCCTCGATGTGGATCCCGGCGTGCGCGTGCGCCTGGGCACGGACCGGGTCACCGGCCGGCCACGCGGCTTCGCGTTCGCCCAGTTCACCGACTCGGCGCGGGCCGCCGACGCGATCCGGCGCTTCGACGCCTTCGAGCTGCGCGGGCGACGCCTGCGCGTGAACGACGCCGACGACAAACCGCCGCCGCGCGCGCCGCGCCCGTCGAGCGCTGTGGCCGCGCCACCGCCGGAGGTCTTCGATCTCGAGGGGTTCAGCGGCGGCGACGGCCGCCCGTTCCGCCGCAGCGGCGGCAGCCGGCGCGGGCTGCGCGCCCGCAAGCGGAGCCTGCGCTAA
- a CDS encoding RNA-binding protein, protein MGKKLFVGNLSFDTTSADLEALFAQAGTCESASVITDRATGRSRGFGFVEMSSASEAERAIAELNGHELQGRKLNVSEARERTGGAGGGGGGRPRGGFGGAGRRGR, encoded by the coding sequence ATGGGCAAGAAGCTGTTCGTGGGCAACCTTTCCTTCGACACGACGAGTGCGGACCTCGAGGCGCTCTTCGCGCAGGCGGGGACCTGCGAGTCGGCGTCGGTGATCACCGACCGCGCCACCGGACGGTCGCGTGGCTTCGGCTTCGTCGAGATGAGCTCGGCGAGCGAGGCCGAGCGGGCGATCGCCGAGCTGAACGGCCACGAGCTGCAGGGCCGCAAGCTGAACGTGAGCGAGGCGCGCGAGCGCACGGGCGGCGCGGGTGGCGGCGGCGGCGGACGCCCACGCGGCGGCTTCGGCGGCGCTGGCCGCCGCGGGCGCTGA